A genomic segment from Salvelinus alpinus chromosome 8, SLU_Salpinus.1, whole genome shotgun sequence encodes:
- the LOC139583146 gene encoding enhancer of rudimentary homolog, with translation MSHTILLVQPTKRPEGRTYADYESVNECMEGVCKMYEEHLKRMNPNSPSITYDISQLFDFIDDLADLSCLVYRADTQTYQPYNKDWIKEKIYVLLRRQAQQAGK, from the exons ATG TCACACACAATTCTGCTTGTCCAGCCAACAAAGAGACCAGAGGGGAGAACATATGCCGACTACGAGTCAGTCAACGAATGCATGGAGG GTGTGTGTAAAATGTACGAGGAGCACCTGAAGAGGATGAACCCCAACAGTCCCTCCATCACCTATGACATCAGCCAGCTGTTTGACTTCATTGACGATTTGGCGGACCTCAGCTGTTTAGT ATACCGGGCGGACACTCAGACATACCAGCCGTACAACAAAGACTGGATCAAGGAGAAGATCTACGTGCTGCTGCGGCGTCAAGCCCAACAAGCTGGGAAGTAA